The following proteins are encoded in a genomic region of Methylococcales bacterium:
- the nqrF gene encoding NADH:ubiquinone reductase (Na(+)-transporting) subunit F, with the protein MLEILLGVVFFTVIVIALVFIIIGAKSKLVASGDIEILVNDEKTIRVPAGSKLLTALADNELFIPSACGGGGTCGQCKVKVNSGGGEILPTELSHITKREAAEGERLCCQVTVKHDMNIEVEDSVFGVKKWECTVKSNDNVATFIKELVLTLPDGEAINYRAGGYIQIECPPHVSKYADMDVAKEFHEDWDKFNIWRYVSDVKEDTLRAYSMASYPEEKEIMLNVRIATPPPGAADSVPPGIMSSFIFNLKEGDKVMVSGPYGEFYAKDTDNEMVFIGGGAGMAPMRSHLFDQMRRLKSKRKMSFWYGARSKREMFYVEDFDMLAKENDNFEWHCALSDPMADDNWDGYTGFIHNVILEEYLKNHPAPEDCEFYMCGPPMMNSAVIKMLKDLGVEDDHIMLDDFGG; encoded by the coding sequence ATGCTTGAAATTTTATTAGGCGTGGTGTTTTTTACGGTGATCGTAATTGCACTGGTCTTTATTATTATCGGCGCGAAAAGTAAATTAGTGGCTTCGGGTGACATCGAGATTCTTGTCAATGATGAGAAGACTATTCGTGTTCCCGCAGGTTCTAAATTACTAACTGCATTAGCCGATAATGAATTATTTATTCCCTCTGCCTGTGGTGGTGGCGGGACGTGTGGGCAATGTAAAGTTAAAGTTAATTCAGGCGGTGGTGAAATTTTACCAACGGAATTATCTCACATAACCAAAAGAGAAGCTGCCGAAGGTGAGCGTCTTTGTTGTCAAGTCACGGTTAAACATGACATGAACATTGAAGTCGAAGACAGTGTTTTCGGGGTTAAAAAATGGGAATGTACCGTTAAATCGAATGACAACGTAGCGACATTTATTAAAGAATTAGTCTTAACTTTACCTGACGGTGAAGCGATTAATTATCGTGCTGGGGGATATATTCAAATTGAATGTCCACCCCATGTCTCGAAATATGCCGATATGGATGTTGCTAAAGAATTCCATGAAGATTGGGATAAATTTAACATTTGGCGTTATGTCTCGGATGTAAAAGAAGATACCTTGCGTGCGTATTCAATGGCTTCTTATCCTGAAGAAAAAGAAATCATGTTGAATGTACGGATTGCCACACCACCTCCTGGTGCGGCTGATTCAGTGCCTCCTGGTATCATGTCATCGTTTATCTTTAATTTAAAAGAAGGTGATAAAGTGATGGTTTCAGGGCCTTATGGTGAGTTTTATGCCAAAGACACTGATAATGAAATGGTCTTTATTGGTGGTGGAGCAGGAATGGCACCGATGCGTTCCCATCTTTTTGACCAAATGAGACGGTTAAAATCAAAACGTAAAATGTCATTTTGGTATGGCGCACGTAGTAAACGTGAAATGTTTTATGTTGAAGATTTTGACATGTTAGCCAAAGAGAATGACAATTTTGAATGGCATTGTGCCTTGTCAGACCCAATGGCAGATGACAATTGGGATGGTTACACGGGTTTTATTCACAACGTGATTTTGGAAGAGTATTTGAAAAATCATCCTGCCCCTGAAGATTGTGAGTTCTACATGTGTGGGCCTCCAATGATGAACAGTGCGGTAATAAAAATGCTGAAAGATTTAGGCGTTGAAGACGACCATATTATGTTGGACGATTTCGGCGGTTAA
- a CDS encoding Fic family protein, producing MTRMETLPLSNRLFKETHKTLMQGVRGKFKLPGEYRTSQNWIGLSLKNATFVPPYHEHIVDLMSDLEQFIHNDEIHVPHLIKIAIIHYQFETIHPFLDGNGRLGRLLIVLYLVETQLISKPALYLSDFFERHKVDYYDRLMAVRTHNQLTEWIKFFMFGLSETAEKSINVFKGILILKEKLERKILPTFHVKRQENVQKLMAHLYKQPVINIKSIAKLLSIQTNTANKLVLDFSNLGILRELTGKKRNKLYIFNDYVKLFIE from the coding sequence ATGACTAGAATGGAAACCTTGCCTTTATCTAATAGACTATTTAAGGAAACACACAAAACGCTTATGCAAGGGGTAAGAGGAAAATTTAAACTTCCTGGTGAATATAGAACAAGTCAAAATTGGATTGGTTTGAGTCTAAAAAACGCAACCTTCGTTCCCCCTTATCATGAGCATATTGTTGATTTAATGTCAGATTTAGAGCAATTTATTCACAATGATGAAATTCATGTTCCCCACTTAATTAAAATTGCAATTATTCACTATCAATTTGAAACGATTCATCCTTTTTTAGATGGTAATGGGCGTTTAGGTCGGTTGTTAATTGTTTTATATTTAGTAGAAACTCAGTTAATCAGCAAACCAGCACTTTATTTATCAGATTTTTTTGAACGACATAAAGTTGATTATTATGATCGTTTAATGGCAGTTAGAACCCATAACCAATTAACAGAATGGATTAAATTTTTTATGTTTGGTTTATCTGAAACAGCGGAAAAATCTATTAATGTTTTTAAAGGTATCCTTATACTTAAAGAAAAGCTAGAAAGAAAAATATTGCCTACATTTCATGTTAAAAGACAAGAAAATGTTCAGAAATTAATGGCACATTTATACAAGCAACCTGTGATTAATATAAAATCTATTGCTAAATTACTTAGCATTCAAACAAATACAGCTAATAAATTAGTATTGGATTTTTCTAATCTTGGTATTTTAAGAGAGCTCACAGGGAAAAAGCGCAATAAGCTATATATTTTTAATGATTATGTGAAGTTGTTTATTGAATAA
- a CDS encoding transposase family protein: MKIKEILPRIYDDRQLRALTGLKTEHFILLLSLFEKTLIEDQKEKHENKERKYGSGLDSTLKTPADKLLFILNYMKCYSTFDHLGFSFNMNKSCAHTHVYKLFPILIKTLDIFNVLPATSFSTPEEMQQAFGGVQTLIIDATERAVQRPSDYEEQNEFYSGKKNSIQLKIPL; the protein is encoded by the coding sequence ATGAAAATAAAAGAAATTTTACCAAGAATTTATGATGATAGACAGTTAAGAGCTTTAACAGGATTAAAAACAGAACATTTTATTTTACTATTATCTCTATTTGAAAAGACCCTTATTGAAGATCAAAAAGAAAAACATGAAAATAAAGAAAGAAAATACGGTAGTGGTTTAGATAGCACATTAAAAACACCCGCAGACAAATTATTATTTATATTAAATTATATGAAGTGTTATTCTACTTTCGATCACTTAGGGTTTTCTTTTAATATGAATAAATCATGCGCTCATACTCATGTATACAAATTATTTCCAATTTTAATAAAGACGTTAGATATATTTAATGTTTTACCTGCAACAAGTTTTTCAACCCCTGAAGAAATGCAGCAGGCTTTTGGCGGAGTTCAAACATTGATAATAGATGCTACAGAGCGTGCTGTACAACGCCCTAGTGACTATGAAGAACAAAATGAATTTTACAGTGGTAAAAAAAACAGCATACAATTAAAAATACCACTATAG
- a CDS encoding transposase family protein, with product MGVSFPGKNHDYGMFKKEFNPELNWFSNFNIFIDLGYLGFNNEYKTNSVNIPHKKPNKSKHNPNPTLTEKQKKENKEMSRERVIVEHVIGGMKRYRCLVDKFRNKKEGVKDLFSFLAAILWNFNMIY from the coding sequence ATTGGGGTTAGTTTTCCAGGTAAAAATCATGATTATGGAATGTTTAAAAAAGAATTTAATCCAGAATTAAATTGGTTTAGTAATTTTAATATATTTATTGATTTAGGTTATTTGGGGTTTAATAATGAATATAAAACTAATTCGGTAAATATTCCTCATAAAAAACCAAATAAATCTAAGCATAATCCAAACCCAACATTAACTGAAAAACAAAAAAAAGAAAACAAAGAGATGAGTCGTGAAAGAGTCATTGTTGAGCATGTAATCGGTGGAATGAAAAGATATAGATGTCTAGTTGACAAGTTTAGAAATAAAAAAGAAGGTGTAAAAGATTTATTTTCTTTTTTAGCGGCTATCCTATGGAATTTTAACATGATATATTAA
- a CDS encoding transposase family protein — protein MGFNNEYKTNSVNIPHKKPNKSKHNPNPTLTEKQKKENKEMSRERVIVEHVIGGMKRYRCLVDKFRNKKEGVKDLFSFLAAILWNFNMIY, from the coding sequence TTGGGGTTTAATAATGAATATAAAACTAATTCGGTAAATATTCCTCATAAAAAACCAAATAAATCTAAGCATAATCCAAACCCAACATTAACTGAAAAACAAAAAAAAGAAAACAAAGAGATGAGTCGTGAAAGAGTCATTGTTGAGCATGTAATCGGTGGAATGAAAAGATATAGATGCCTAGTTGACAAGTTTAGAAATAAAAAAGAAGGTGTAAAAGATTTATTTTCTTTTTTAGCGGCTATCCTATGGAATTTTAACATGATATATTAA
- a CDS encoding methyltransferase domain-containing protein, giving the protein MTIEAGVLERYSEGAEERQDDLCCPVDYDKNLLKLLPQEIIEKDYGCGDPSRYVKAGDIVLDLGSGSGKICYMAAQLVGEHGRIIGVDMNDDMLALANKYKGEMAEKIGSENVDFVKGQIQDLALDLAALDTYLHDNPIKNSDDVIHLRAWQEQQRQQSPLIADNSVDLVVSNCVLNLVHDRDKEKLIQEIFRVTKAGGRVAISDIVSDEVVPEHLKQDLQLWSGCISGALQEHEFLQVFIDAGFIAVAYDKWESEPWKVVEGIEFRSVTITAIKPQDEPCIDKGHAVIYRGAFSEVYDDEGHVFLRGQRMAVCERNFNLLTRGVYGDDFIGIAPADEREGVEWNCETGKIRSVAETKGSQHQNSSCCSESDCC; this is encoded by the coding sequence ATGACAATAGAAGCAGGCGTATTAGAACGTTACTCAGAAGGCGCGGAAGAAAGACAAGACGATTTATGTTGTCCTGTTGATTACGACAAAAATTTATTAAAACTATTACCACAGGAAATTATAGAAAAAGATTATGGTTGTGGTGACCCCTCACGTTATGTCAAAGCGGGGGATATTGTTTTAGATTTGGGGTCAGGTTCAGGAAAAATATGTTATATGGCGGCTCAATTAGTCGGCGAACACGGTCGAATTATTGGCGTGGATATGAACGATGATATGTTAGCGTTAGCCAATAAATACAAAGGAGAAATGGCAGAAAAAATAGGCTCAGAAAATGTTGACTTTGTTAAAGGTCAAATTCAAGATTTAGCCTTAGATTTAGCCGCATTAGATACTTATTTACATGATAATCCGATTAAAAATTCTGACGATGTAATTCATTTACGTGCGTGGCAAGAACAGCAACGTCAACAATCGCCTTTAATTGCCGATAATTCCGTCGATTTAGTGGTGTCTAATTGCGTATTAAATTTGGTTCACGATAGAGACAAGGAAAAATTAATTCAAGAAATTTTCCGCGTGACTAAAGCAGGTGGCAGAGTGGCGATTTCTGATATTGTCAGCGATGAAGTCGTTCCTGAACATTTAAAACAAGATTTACAGTTATGGAGTGGGTGTATTTCGGGGGCCTTACAAGAGCATGAATTTTTACAAGTCTTTATTGATGCGGGCTTTATTGCTGTCGCTTATGACAAATGGGAGTCTGAGCCGTGGAAAGTGGTTGAGGGGATTGAATTTCGTTCAGTGACGATTACGGCAATTAAACCACAGGATGAGCCGTGTATAGATAAAGGTCATGCGGTTATTTATCGAGGGGCTTTTTCAGAAGTTTATGATGATGAAGGGCATGTTTTTTTACGCGGTCAACGCATGGCGGTTTGCGAACGTAACTTTAATTTATTAACCCGTGGGGTTTATGGGGATGATTTTATTGGTATTGCGCCAGCCGATGAACGCGAAGGGGTTGAGTGGAATTGTGAGACAGGTAAAATAAGGTCTGTGGCCGAAACTAAAGGCAGTCAGCATCAAAATAGTAGTTGTTGTAGTGAGAGCGATTGTTGTTAA
- a CDS encoding transposase family protein: protein MKIKEILPRIYDDRQLRALTGLKTEHFILLLSLFEKTLIEDQKEKHENKERKYGSGLDSTLKTPADKLLFILNYMKCYSTFDHLGFSFNMNKSCAHTHVYKLFPILIKTLDIFNVLPATSFSTPEEMQQAFGGVQTLIIDATERAVQRPSDYEEQNEFYSGKKTAYN, encoded by the coding sequence ATGAAAATAAAAGAAATTTTACCAAGAATTTATGATGATAGACAGTTAAGAGCTTTAACAGGATTAAAAACAGAACATTTTATTTTACTATTATCTCTATTTGAAAAGACCCTTATTGAAGATCAAAAAGAAAAACATGAAAATAAAGAAAGAAAATACGGTAGTGGTTTAGATAGCACATTAAAAACACCCGCAGACAAATTATTATTTATATTAAATTATATGAAGTGCTATTCTACTTTCGATCACTTAGGGTTTTCTTTTAATATGAATAAATCATGCGCTCATACTCATGTATACAAATTATTTCCAATTTTAATAAAGACGTTAGATATATTTAATGTTTTACCTGCAACAAGTTTTTCAACCCCTGAAGAAATGCAGCAGGCTTTTGGCGGAGTTCAAACATTGATAATAGATGCTACAGAGCGTGCTGTACAACGCCCTAGTGACTATGAAGAACAAAATGAATTTTACAGTGGTAAAAAAACAGCATACAATTAA
- the nqrE gene encoding NADH:ubiquinone reductase (Na(+)-transporting) subunit E: MEAYISLFIKAVFVENLALAFFLGMCTFLAVSKKISTAMGLGIAVMVVQMITVPANNLIYHLLLKEDALAWMGITGVDLSFLALLSCIGMIAALVQILEMILDKFFPALYHALGVFLPLITVNCAILGGSLFMIERDYDFGESIVYGVGSGFGWALAITVMAGVREKLKYSDIPAGLQGLGITFISAGLMSLGFMAFSGIQL, translated from the coding sequence ATGGAAGCTTATATTAGTTTATTTATTAAAGCGGTTTTTGTTGAAAACTTAGCCTTAGCTTTTTTCTTAGGAATGTGTACCTTCCTTGCGGTCTCGAAGAAAATTTCAACCGCAATGGGGTTAGGTATTGCGGTGATGGTAGTACAAATGATTACCGTCCCAGCGAATAACCTGATTTATCATTTGTTATTAAAAGAAGATGCACTGGCATGGATGGGGATTACAGGGGTTGATTTAAGCTTCCTAGCCCTATTAAGTTGTATTGGCATGATTGCGGCCTTAGTACAGATTTTGGAAATGATTTTAGATAAATTTTTTCCTGCTTTGTATCATGCGTTAGGGGTATTTTTACCCCTTATCACCGTAAACTGCGCGATTTTAGGCGGCAGTTTATTCATGATTGAACGGGATTATGATTTTGGCGAAAGTATTGTTTACGGGGTAGGCAGTGGCTTTGGTTGGGCATTAGCGATCACAGTGATGGCGGGTGTACGTGAGAAATTAAAATACAGCGATATTCCAGCAGGTCTACAAGGCTTAGGAATTACTTTCATCAGTGCAGGATTAATGTCATTAGGATTTATGGCATTCTCTGGCATTCAACTTTAA
- a CDS encoding Fic/DOC family N-terminal domain-containing protein — MQTNIQDFVSGAYEQQYQYKSFLPQKINTQWILSDPEILTLMEKANRLLGELNAFSQLIPDVDFFIRMHITKEATTSSRIEGTQTNMEEALFEEQDIRLVLLNKIY; from the coding sequence ATGCAAACTAATATTCAGGATTTTGTTTCAGGAGCTTACGAGCAACAATATCAATATAAAAGCTTCTTACCTCAAAAAATAAATACTCAATGGATCCTATCGGATCCTGAAATTTTAACGCTAATGGAAAAAGCAAATAGGCTCTTAGGAGAGTTAAATGCTTTTTCTCAACTGATTCCTGATGTAGATTTTTTTATACGAATGCACATCACTAAAGAGGCAACCACATCTAGTCGAATTGAAGGTACTCAAACTAACATGGAAGAAGCCTTATTTGAAGAGCAAGATATTAGACTTGTTCTTCTAAATAAAATATATTAA
- a CDS encoding reverse transcriptase N-terminal domain-containing protein, protein MSYGLLATDADSRVTNWHTFNWTRANRYVRKLQARIVKAVKQGKWRRVKNLQRLLNHSVSGRLLAVR, encoded by the coding sequence ATTTCATACGGACTACTTGCTACTGACGCGGATTCCCGCGTAACAAATTGGCACACGTTCAATTGGACGCGAGCGAATCGTTATGTGCGTAAACTTCAAGCGCGTATCGTGAAGGCAGTTAAACAGGGTAAGTGGCGGCGGGTGAAAAACTTGCAACGCTTGCTCAATCACTCTGTAAGTGGTCGCCTGCTTGCTGTCAGGTGA
- a CDS encoding DUF3047 domain-containing protein, which produces MEKRLSMGYKVSIFLLSLSLFSIQTALAKDAKQVLGDFSNGNLSGWEEKSFQGKTRYQLQTKEGITVLKADSNNSASGLFKEQTINLDETPVLNWSWRIENKLQGLNEHEKSGDDYAARIYVLVKGGLAFWNAKAINYVWASQAAKNTVWKNAFANEQVMMIALKDNKDAVNHWVHEKRNVRTDFKKIIGADVHTIDVIAIMSDTDNGHGRVVAHYGDIWFSKD; this is translated from the coding sequence ATGGAAAAGAGGTTAAGTATGGGTTATAAGGTAAGCATTTTTTTACTGTCTTTAAGTCTTTTTTCGATACAAACTGCTCTAGCCAAAGACGCTAAACAAGTATTAGGTGACTTTAGTAACGGAAATCTATCGGGATGGGAGGAAAAAAGCTTTCAAGGAAAAACACGTTATCAGCTCCAAACAAAGGAAGGGATCACGGTTCTTAAAGCCGATAGCAATAATTCAGCGTCAGGATTATTTAAAGAACAGACGATTAATTTAGATGAAACCCCTGTTTTAAATTGGTCGTGGCGAATTGAAAATAAACTTCAGGGTTTAAATGAACACGAAAAATCAGGCGACGACTATGCGGCGCGAATTTATGTGTTGGTCAAAGGAGGGCTTGCCTTTTGGAATGCAAAAGCCATTAATTATGTGTGGGCAAGTCAGGCCGCTAAAAATACAGTTTGGAAAAATGCCTTTGCAAATGAACAGGTCATGATGATTGCCTTAAAAGATAACAAGGATGCGGTTAATCATTGGGTGCATGAAAAACGTAATGTTCGTACTGATTTTAAAAAAATAATCGGCGCGGATGTTCACACGATTGATGTTATCGCCATCATGAGCGATACCGATAATGGTCATGGACGTGTTGTCGCCCACTACGGTGACATTTGGTTTTCTAAGGATTAA
- a CDS encoding transposase family protein, with product MGFNNEYKTNSVNIPHKKPNKSKHNPNPTLTENQKKENKEMSRERVIVEHVIGGMKRYRCLVDKFRNKKEGVKDLFSFLAAILWNFNMIY from the coding sequence TTGGGGTTTAATAATGAATATAAAACTAATTCGGTAAATATTCCTCATAAAAAACCAAATAAATCTAAGCATAATCCAAACCCAACATTAACTGAAAATCAAAAAAAAGAAAACAAAGAGATGAGTCGTGAAAGAGTCATTGTTGAGCATGTAATCGGTGGAATGAAAAGATATAGATGCCTAGTTGACAAGTTTAGAAATAAAAAAGAAGGTGTAAAAGATTTATTTTCTTTTTTAGCGGCTATCCTATGGAATTTTAACATGATATATTAA
- the arsS gene encoding arsenosugar biosynthesis radical SAM protein ArsS (Some members of this family are selenoproteins.) — protein MYDTKPLLINHNFPDISRDSLAILQLNLGYLCNLSCTHCHVNASPKRTELMSKETIDLVFDFALKNNIHSFDLTGGAPEMNPEFRYLIERASAEGIKVIDRCNLVILEEDGYQDLAEFLARHKVEIIASLPCYLEDNVDKQRGKGTFNYSIKALKRLNTLGYAQPESDLHLNLVFNPQGASLPPPQQKLEQQYKQHLHAQFGIVFNHLFALTNLPIQRFGSVLMSHGEFEGYMQLLKNNYQAENLAGLMCRNTLSIDWQGFVYDCDFNQMLDLPLGENNNKTHLSQLKQDLKHHPINTLAHCYGCTAGQGSSCGGSLTN, from the coding sequence ATGTATGATACAAAACCGCTGTTAATTAATCATAATTTTCCTGATATTTCCCGCGATTCATTAGCGATTTTACAACTTAATTTGGGGTATTTATGTAATTTAAGCTGCACTCATTGTCACGTTAATGCCAGTCCTAAACGAACTGAATTGATGAGCAAAGAAACCATTGATTTAGTTTTCGATTTCGCCCTCAAAAATAATATTCATAGCTTTGATTTAACAGGCGGCGCACCTGAAATGAACCCTGAGTTTCGCTATTTAATTGAACGAGCGAGTGCAGAAGGTATTAAGGTGATCGACCGTTGTAATTTGGTCATTTTAGAAGAAGATGGTTATCAAGATTTAGCCGAGTTTCTTGCCCGTCATAAGGTTGAAATCATCGCCTCGTTACCCTGTTATTTAGAAGATAATGTTGATAAGCAACGCGGCAAAGGAACCTTTAACTACAGCATAAAAGCATTAAAACGCTTAAACACGCTGGGCTATGCGCAACCCGAAAGTGATTTACACTTAAATTTAGTTTTTAATCCTCAAGGCGCGAGCTTACCACCGCCACAACAAAAATTAGAACAACAATATAAGCAACATTTACACGCCCAGTTTGGCATTGTCTTCAATCACTTATTTGCCTTAACCAATCTACCTATTCAGCGTTTTGGTAGTGTCTTAATGAGTCATGGCGAGTTTGAAGGCTATATGCAATTATTAAAAAATAATTATCAGGCGGAGAATTTAGCGGGGTTAATGTGTCGTAATACCTTAAGCATTGATTGGCAAGGTTTTGTTTATGATTGTGATTTTAATCAAATGCTGGACTTACCCTTGGGAGAAAATAATAACAAAACCCATCTCAGCCAATTAAAACAAGACTTAAAACACCACCCCATTAATACGTTGGCACATTGCTATGGCTGTACTGCGGGGCAAGGCAGTAGTTGTGGCGGCTCATTAACAAATTAA
- a CDS encoding transposase family protein has product MKIKEILPRIYDDRQLRALTGLKTEHFILLLSLFEKTLIEDQKEKHENKERKYGSGLDSTLKTPADKLLFILNYMKCYSTFDHLGFSFNMNKSCAHTHVYKLFPILIKTLDIFNVLPATSFSTPEEMQQAFGGIQTLIIDATERAVQRPSDYEEQNEFYSGKKNSIQLKIPL; this is encoded by the coding sequence ATGAAAATAAAAGAAATTTTACCAAGAATTTATGATGATAGACAGTTAAGAGCTTTAACAGGATTAAAAACAGAACATTTTATTTTACTATTATCTCTATTTGAAAAGACCCTTATTGAAGATCAAAAAGAAAAACATGAAAATAAAGAAAGAAAATACGGTAGTGGTTTAGATAGCACATTAAAAACACCCGCAGACAAATTATTATTTATATTAAATTATATGAAGTGTTATTCTACTTTCGATCACTTAGGGTTTTCTTTTAATATGAATAAATCATGCGCCCATACTCATGTATACAAATTATTTCCAATTTTAATAAAGACGTTAGATATATTTAATGTTTTACCTGCAACAAGTTTTTCAACCCCTGAAGAAATGCAGCAGGCTTTTGGCGGAATTCAAACATTGATAATAGATGCTACAGAGCGTGCTGTACAACGCCCTAGTGACTATGAAGAACAAAATGAATTTTACAGTGGTAAAAAAAACAGCATACAATTAAAAATACCACTATAG
- a CDS encoding NADH:ubiquinone reductase (Na(+)-transporting) subunit D: MDNETKKVLTDPLVNNNPITLQVLGICSALAVTSQMSTSLIMAVALTVVTACSSAAISSIRNHIPSSIRIIVQMTIIASLVIVVDQLLKAFAYDVSKQLSVFVGLIITNCIVMGRAEAYAMKNPPMASFMDGIGNGLGYSLILIIVAFFRELLGSGKLLGIEIFPLIKDGGWYEPNGLMLLPPSAFFIIGILIWVVRQWKPDQVEDQDFKILDISHGEGGHH; encoded by the coding sequence ATGGATAATGAAACAAAAAAAGTATTAACCGACCCCTTAGTCAATAATAACCCGATTACGTTACAAGTCTTAGGGATTTGTTCGGCATTAGCCGTGACCTCACAAATGTCAACCTCATTGATTATGGCGGTGGCATTAACAGTGGTAACCGCCTGTTCAAGTGCGGCGATTAGTTCGATTCGTAATCATATTCCCAGTAGTATTCGGATTATTGTACAAATGACCATTATTGCGTCATTAGTGATTGTGGTCGATCAACTGTTAAAAGCCTTTGCTTACGATGTGAGTAAACAATTATCGGTTTTTGTCGGCTTGATTATTACTAACTGTATCGTCATGGGACGTGCAGAAGCTTATGCGATGAAAAATCCACCGATGGCAAGTTTCATGGATGGCATTGGGAATGGCTTAGGCTACAGTTTAATTTTAATTATCGTCGCTTTTTTCAGAGAATTATTAGGCTCTGGAAAATTATTAGGCATTGAAATTTTTCCATTAATCAAAGATGGCGGCTGGTATGAACCTAATGGTTTAATGTTATTACCGCCAAGTGCTTTCTTTATTATAGGTATTCTTATTTGGGTGGTTCGTCAATGGAAACCTGACCAAGTTGAAGACCAAGATTTTAAGATTTTGGACATTTCACACGGTGAAGGAGGGCATCACTAA